Part of the Diceros bicornis minor isolate mBicDic1 chromosome 17, mDicBic1.mat.cur, whole genome shotgun sequence genome is shown below.
agacatacaattggccaacaggtacatgaaaagatgctcaacatcactaattatcagggaaacacaaatcaaacccacaatgagatatctcctcacacctgttagaatgactattatcaaaagacaacagataagtgttggtgaggatgtggagaaaaaggatcCCTTGTACACTGTCGGTGGGAATgtaattggtacagccattatggaaaacagtacacaggttcctcaaagaattaaaaatagcactaccatatgatctggcaATTCCAATTCTGAGTATatatttgaaggaaatgaaattagtatcttgaagagatacctgcaTTTGATGTTCATTATAGCATGATTCACAACagcaaagatggaaacaacctaaatgtccatcaacaaatgaatggctaaagaagatgtggtacatatatgcaACAGAATAtatgccatgagaaagaaggagatcttgccatttacaacaacatgaatgaataaagggaacattatgttaagtgaaattagccagacagagaaagacaaacactttaCGATCTCGTtaatacatggaatctaaaaaaaaaagaaaaagacaaactcatagaaacagagactagagTAGTGGTTACTGGGGCCcgggggtgggggagatggggagatactggtcaaaaggtacaagtcTTCAGTTATAGGATGAACAagctctggggatctaatgtacagcatgatgactttCATTAATGATACTCtgttgtgtacttgaaatttgttgagagtaGATCGTCAAAGttttcaccagaaaaaaaaaaaaggtaactatgtgaagtgatggatgtgttaattaaactggttgtggtaataatttcacaaagtatatgtacataaaatcatcacgtcataaattttaaatagataaaattttatttttcgattataactcaataaagctgaaaaagaaagaaggaaggaatggggaaagggagagaggaaggaaaagaaaacacaagacaCCCAGGAGTCCTCATCCAAGGGTTTCCAGTAAGATTTCAAAGTCAAGTTCTGAAGCCAACATGGGAGATAATCTCCTGTGTTCTTACAAACTGCAACTTTCCTAATTAACTCATGTAATTTTGTCTTCAGGCTGTAACTCCAGGGAATAAAGGGCGTTGGTCCATCTTTTTCTTGAGCTCTCAGGTTTACCCAGCCAGTAAGCTAAGTGCATGAACACTACTTGCTTTTCTGAGAGGTTAGAGCTGAGATTCACTCTCTTGCCTGTTTGGTTGAGCACAATATTTACAGTCACAGAGGAAACTAAATGAGGAGATACCATTCAGCTGGGCCTGAGACCATCTGAGAGAAATCTCTCACCAAATTCTACTTATTGAGGATTTGAGGATCTTCTCACTGTGGTCAATGGAGACACGGATGACCAAGACTTCAGGACAATCTAGATCTAGGACATTCTGTCTTCCTTTCCTCATTGTGAGTCccaactggaaaaataaaagttgCTCTTTTTCCTAGAGTTATTTCACTGAAGTGTTGGTTCTTAGGGACCACAGATAAATTCTTCTACCTGGAAAAAGGCCAGCGCCTCAAAATGTCTTCTGTACCAGAAAAATACAAAAGCGTggtaatattttctattatttttctgaaagtGTTTCCCAAATCCTTTCCAGTCACTTTACAGTTTTATTAACATCTCCTTGTCAGACCTTCTCTCTCTGGATCTCCGAGACACCTCTTCTCACTTTCTCACTTCACTTTCCACATAGTAGAGAGTAAACCTTTGCATCTTGGGACTCCCTAAACTGTGTCTGTATTTCTTATTATGTTCCAGTGGGCTTTTGTCCTCGTGTTCTCTGGTTATCTAATGAGAAGGTCAGTGTTTACTTATGAATAATGTTAATCTTTGGGAAGGGGGACTCCTTGAGTTTCAGCAGAAAATATTGTTGTCCTAAGTTATGCTCTCTTTTTCCAGGTCCTCAATCATATATGTGCAGAAAATTCATTTTTCTGCTATTATTACTCATTCCCAATCTGATCCCTGCTGAAATAATTAATGTAAGGAACAGTGGGAGATCTATTTATAACCATTCATTCTGGTCACCAGTCCCCTCCTGTAAGTACCGAAGCATTTCAGCTTCCTCTCTTCCTAACCTCACTTATCTATCTATTAATTCGTTTAAGACCTTAACATTTTCTGAGTAGCTATAGCAGGACAAGTTTTAGGCACCCACAGAAGTAAATCTCATATTCTGATTATTGGTCCTTGACTACTTGTCACCTTGGAAGGCATCGATGGTCTCATTAGACCTAAAGACTTGATACTTAACTGTCTAAATGTACAACTCTTACCAAAACTGGTTGATTTTACACTGGCACATACTTACTCTGGTAAAAGCAATCTCCAGTGTTGAAACTTGAGTGGAAAGGAAGATGGTGATTATTTGATGATAGTTGATTTCAACTTTATATTCCACTTCTGTCAAAATGGTCTTTGAAAAAAAACATGTGAAATGCTGAATgagtttctgtttttgttctgtGTGCAGTTCAAGGAAAATTGGTAAAGTAAACAGCTTTGGGGGAATCCCTTGGGCTCCTCTTTCTACCTCTACCATCTCAGGAATTACCCCATGACGATTTTTAGATATGGAACCACTCACTCAAACTTTGAGCTGAATTGAATTCATTGTGTTTCTTCTTAGAGGTAAGTGAGAAGATTTTAGTATTAGCATTtagccatttctttaaaaattaacataaacaCATTGTCCTCCCTTAAAAAAAGGTATTATTAGTCAGAAGGTCTGTGCTTGGGATCTGGAGTGAGATGGATCATAAAGTCACATAATGTAGCTGTCTCACTGACAGATTATGGTGCTTCTATTTCAGGATAAAAGTGTTCAGGTTTTGGATTCATAATAAATAGCTTCTCTAATATCTTCTGAAGATTCTAGAGTGTTTTCAGGCTAAGAATTGGTCCTCAGGGCCAGGTATATATTACAGAGTAAATGTGAAAGAACTGGACCAATTTCTCTGACTAATTTGGATACGAAATtccaaattcttaaaaattttcacATTCTTGACAAGAATGACTTTTGTTTGCTACATTACTTTGTTAGTACAAAATCCAGAGAAgttttttcaaaagtattttataGATTCAGAGATAAAACTGACTTTTGCAGGCAGTGGTTCTTCATTGCTGAATCTTCATTAGTTTGGACCAAGCCCCTGGACTACAGATTATACACTGGACAAAACCATAGGTAATTCAGATATATATTCTAAATAAGGGCTTAAAGTTTGGGAGTTATGTGAGTGTTTGATAGGCATAGTGGCAGGGGTGGGGTAGGGTAGAGAGGAAGTTCAAGGACTGGGAAATTTACCTTCTGATCAGGATCATACTTTTTATTGCAAGTCCTATGAGAGACACCAAAATTAATTTTGACTGGAAGACACTAAAGCTGGAAATCTCAGGAAAGATTCAGAGTTCAAGGAGTAGATCAGAGTTACTGTAATAAGTAGCCAAGCAGACACGTGGGCCCCAGGAAAGGCTGAGACTGAATGTATAACCACAGGTCAGGGTTCCATCTgatgatgaggaaacaggctagGGGGATTGGTCACAGCTAGATAATGGAAAATAGTCGCTCACTAAGTGCATTCACACAACAGTACAAAAAAAGTACAGTGCAGAACTGTCTTCAACTACATATACAACACAGTACATAACAGTGAACAGAGACacaaaaatgtttgttaaataactttatggatggatggatgggtggatgaatggaggcTGTATGTTTAAGCAAAGCGTGGGGTGATCCCTCTGAAGCAGGAATCTATAGGTGTTGGTGATTTCAGAATGAATGAGACCTCTGTCAGTGTACTATAGCAAAAAGTAGATAAGCATTCcacctcctccctttctctcctaaTTTCAGGACCCCTAATGCTTTGCCCTTGACTGTAACTTGAAGTTGACCTTCTGAGCCTGGAGATAATCCCCAAGAGTTTTACTACATAATCTGTCtaaatgtcttaatttttgtctttatttatttaacaataatTGATTGAGGGTCCATTATATATTGatcagtgtgtgtgagagagtatGTTTGTAGGCATAGAAAGTAATAGCCAGATTCCTGCCCTCCATGAAACTGCACTCTCATTGTAGAGACAAGAAATGACACTCACACATATCACTAAATGATAAAGCAAGATGGTAACACAAATGATGGCAAAACTTACAGTGTGCTGATGGATTGTTAACACAGCAAAGGGAAGAAGACAAGGTTTTAAGTCCATAGAATAGAAAGAGATGAATTAGAATCTTGAATTAGCTTATTTAGCTTTATTTTCATCATCTGAAAAAATGAGGTTAATAATAATTTTCCCAGAGATTCACGTGAGAACATAGAAGGGATTGATCAAAGAATTCACAGAATAGGTAGTAAATAAGGTGAGAATTTCAAATAAGGTGTAAATCAATTAATAGGAGCACAAAATATATCAGCCTGAACCAAGTCAGAGAAAATGGGAAGGTTCATAGGGAGATCAGGAACAAGCAAAGCTATCTGGCCTCTGGAGCAGGGCATCTAGGGAATCTTAGGAGATTAACGCtttgaaatacaaaataagtAGTTTGGCTTTTTCTCTAAGCAGGTGGTATGGTAGAAATGCTCTTGTTTTCAATCAAATGAGGCAGATTCAAATCCTTACTGCTCAAAGAACCGATCAGTGTGGGGATCTAGACAAGTCATATAATCACTGGGCTtaaattttctcacctgtaaaatcagTTCGGTCTCTTCCTTCACCAtccactacacatacacacacacacagtggaaaatGTGTGAAAGTCATTTGTACAAGATAAACTGCTACACAAGCACCATGTGCCATCATTAGTCAGCTAAAGAACCATCAGAGGGTTTTGAATAGGGGAGTCAAGACCAGGTAATGGAGGTGAGCAGAGATCTGCATCAGCCTCTCCAGGATGTCTGCTGGAATTCCTAAAAGATGATGATGAATCCAAGGGCGCAGCTAAAGGACATGGCATAATTTAGTCATGGACAGTTCTCCAGTAGGCCTGTACAGTCGATGATGCCATTCTATATGGGCATTATTAGAAAAAAAGTCTGTTGGGGCTGATCCAGAGCTCAGAGATGGCACAGCAGAGAGCCAGGGAAGAGAAGGACTCCATGGAATGACTGAAGGAAGATATGAGGGCTATGAAAGTGAAGATGGGACCAGGCAGGAAGGAATATATAGGGAAAAAGAACAGAGCGATGCCTTCTGGCAACTGCTGTGGAAAGAAGTGATTTTAGTCCTTTTCctaatttttctctaaagaacAGTGACCGTAAATGGCCTCAGGAAATCACAGCAGCATCACAGAGTTCATCCTCCTCGGGCTGTCTGCCGACCCCCAGGTCCAGGCTCTGCTCTTTGCTCTGTTCCTGATGATTTACCTCCTGACTCTGCTGGGGAACCTGCTGATGATACTCATGATCCATACAGATTCTAACCTGCACACacccatgtatttcttcctgagccatctctcctttcaagacCTCTTCTATTCTTCAGTCACTGTACCCAGGATGCTTGAGAACCTCCTGTCTCAGAGGAAAGCCATCTCAGTAAAGGGCTGTCTGGCTCAAGTCTTCTTTGTGTTTGCCACTACAGGGATTGAGGGCTgtctgctctcagtgatggcctatgaccgctatgttgCCATCTGCCACCCTCTGCTCTACAGACAGGTGATGGGTAAACAACTATGTCTGAGGTTGGTGTGGGGCTCTTGGGTCGTGGCCTTTCTGGATGCACTCATCAACATCCTCCTTGCTTTGAGTTTGGACTTCTGTGAGGTTCAAACCATCCACCACTACTCCTGCGAGCtgccttccctcttccctctctcctgctcTGATGTCTCCAGTAACTCTGCAATGCTGCTCTGCTCTGTCCTCGTGCATGCCATTGGGACCTGCCTCCTGATCTTCTTCTCTTATGCCCGTATTGTGTCCACCATCCTGAGCATCAGCTCCACCACAGGCAGAAGcaaggccttctccacctgctcctcccacctcacTGCAGTGATCCTATTCTATGGCTCAGCCATTCTTCGCTATCTCATGCCAACCTCAGGTTCACCTCTGGAGTTGATCCTCTCCATACAGTACAGTGTAATCACTCCCCTAGTGAATCCTCTCATCTACAGCTTGAAGAACAAGGAGGTGAAAGCAGCTCTGAGAAGAATAatgctaaaatatttacaatgtctCAGATAGCACAGAAGAGAGATAGCATGAAGGAAACATAGAACAGAACCGCAGCAAGAAATCTAATGATTGACATTAAGTTCCTGATTTCCTATTTTGTCACATGTTGCAATATTCCTTGCCATCtccctttgttaaaaattatcaagaaaaGTGCTAGGAGCTATTTTGCTTGCTGTGAATCAATCCGAGCAATTTTATTGCTCAGAATCAATCCTATTCAGAGACAGAGCAAATGAGTCAGAAAACTTTCTCAGTTTCATAGATTTAGTTAATAACATGTCAATTCATGATTCACATTTTTGAAAATCATTCAAATTAGAATGGACGCTGAAATATTTTGTGtgctgaattttttatttgaattaatgTAACTGGGAAAAGTTTTTCTAGGAATAAAAGATTCTGGGTCTCTGAAGAAGGGAAGACAAAGAGTTGGGCTTATGGGCTGGAGGAAAGGGTATGGGAGGTGGTAAGGTCTCTGGAGACAGGTAGAAATAGATAAATGTGATCAATAGAGGGAAGTCGCAACTTGCCAGGTATGCTGATTCTCTATTGCTgtcataataaattaccacaaatttagccaATTAAAATCACACCCATTTATTACCTTACAGTTCTCTAGGTCAGAAATTTGGGTGGACTCTATTGGGTTCTCTATTTAGGGTCTCACAAGACTGAAAGCAAGGTGATGGCTGGTTTGGGCTCTCATCTAGAGGCTttggggaagaatctgcttccgaGCTCATTCAGCTTGTTAGCAGAATTCAATTTCTTGAAACTGTGTGGTTTCTCTGGTCCCTGTGTACTTGTTGGCTGTCTGCTAGGGATCACTCTGTGCTTATAGAGGCTCCTTCACATCTTCTCACGTGGCCCTCTCCATTTTCAAAACAGCAATGGTATATTACGTACTTCTCATGTTCCAAAGGCTCCTGTGATTAGATCAGGCCCACTCGTGTAATCCCATATCTTAACATCAACTGAATTGGGACTTTAATTTACATCTAAGAAACCCCTTTGCAGAATGGCAATGGGGGGTTGGGTCTTTAGAATTCTGTCTTTCACACCAAGCAAACATATAAACTTGACACTGCTACTACAAGAATAGAACATAAAGGGACTAAGGCTAGAGCGATGAGCAGAGAAGGAATGTGAGAAGGATGTGAGATGTGGAAGGGGAAAGGATTCCATAAGAAGCTCATAGTGTTAAACAGTGTTAGCAAAAGAGTCAGTCATGAGAAGGAGATAATTGAAAAGCTGTCAGATGCAGAACTTCTTTTTGTCCCAGAATAAGTATGGATCTAAGGAATTCACTGCACCAATGCTTGCGATTGATAATGAAGAAAGATTTTAGCCTTGGACTTTATAATGAAACAAAATACAGACATATGTTTCTACACAAGGCCTGCGATAACTTCTCTCAAATTATGGGACCTTGAGAACTCTGGGAAGCCCTGTGgtccttcttctctttctgcgCGTCTCCCACCCCTTTGTGTCCCTGTGCCCACCTGGTGCCTTCGAACTACCTTCTGCAGGACTCTTTTCACTTCACCTAAAGGATGTTTGTCTGAATGCCATTTTTGCCAATTATCAATTCTTCTTGTAAAACACTTTCTTAAAATCTATAATTATCAAACTTTAGATTTTCATGTAAGATAAAGATGTTTCAGCCCATTTcaacattttgtttcattttcaatcTATTTCCCTGTTTTGCTTCTTTGGGGAGATTTTGGCTAATCtatctctcactttttttttgtgaggaagatcagccctgagctaacatacatgcccatcctcctcttttttcgctgaggaaaactggccctgggccaacatccgtgcccatcttcctccactctacgtgggacgctgccacagcacggcctgacaagcgatgcgtccgtgcatacccgggatctgaaccgggccgccagcagcggagcccgcgtgcacttaacccctacgccctGGGGCGGCCCCAATAACTCTCACTTCTATTGGCActttatttttcactcttttaaattataaataatcaTTGAGTCATACAAATTAACACTACTTGGCATTTTtgacatgtaaataaatatttaaataaggaaatattaaaaagagatCACCTAAATAAAGCTAGTAACAGAAATAATTACATTTCTATCTTTCCAAATTcattacagaaaatgtttttgtATGTATTCTTTGATGTATTTATTGGCACATACCATTTGAATTGACATGAGTGAAGCCCTGATGGCTGCTCCGTGACCCTCAGAAACCATCTGCACTGAAAAAATACAAAGCGATTGCTTAtgatgggaactggcccttctcccacaatgCAAACTGCAATTGTTTATGTCTCAAAACTCGAGGAATGTCAGGAGCAAacacagactggccatctgtgttgGCTCTGGACGATTACCAGGAGTCACAGTGCACATACACACTAGGTAACACCTAACATCTGAAGAAAAGAAACACCAGATGTTCCCATATGGGCCCTCGATGAAATCCTAAATAAAACCCCTCGCCTAGCGTTGCCTGGGCGGGAGTCTCACCTGCGGAGGAGGCGCCTTGCCCAGCATCCTTTCTCTCAACCGGCACTCCCCGCCTGGCGGTGCTGTCGGGACTTCCCCGGCTGaaggcatggatgttgtgagtactTTCATTTTCCCATTCTTGTATTCTCatattttactgattttcttttgCTGTAGCTATTTCACCCTAATtttgtatatctctattaataaaCAATCATTGCTTACTTATTAGATATTTCCTCTGAGTGGTCCTTTGGGCAGGAAAGACGCTATTCTTTGACCGATCTGATCCCTTTTGCCCGGTTAGAACACCATTATATCAAGAATGATATCATAAACATTTTCCCATTAATTCCAATTTTCAAAAACCTAATTTTCAACTATCATCCAGTGTCCTTAAGCACACACTCCAAATTTGATGTAAAAATCCCACTATATTAGACGTGTTTTCCGCCTTTTACCAGGAtaccaatttctttctttctttattccttaGGTTGTTCCAAATTGTATCTAACAGGACAGAGTTTCACTGTGATAAACAATACTGCATAAACAATTTTGAGCGTGAACTTCTCCCTATTTAGGATTATTCCCAGAGCTAAGTAACTGGGTCAAATGTTATGAACACCATTAAGATTCTTGATACTGCTCTATTTAAATGAGCCAGGCCTCAAACTCTCTAAGGAATAAATCCAACAGATTcatggattttgtttttatctccagcatgtgagagaagaaagaagttCCAATTATCCTCTTCTGTCTTAAGAAATGAATATCAAAAACTTATATAACTTTCAAAAGCAGAACGTcactctaaattttatttctgagaCAACAAACCCCTAACTAAAACAGCCTACCGAAATTACAGACTTTTCGAGATTAAAGTTTACATTCATACACCAGAGCAGCAATCTCTCAAGTTCTGCAGCCTTGCAAGGACACGTTTGACATAGAATAGTGCCTGTTTTTCTGCGGCTGTAAGGTAAGCACCATCTTCTGCTTTTCATCTCCCTGAGATTTCTTTCACCAACTGGAAGGCCTGGAGTTTTTAAAGTGTTGAAATTACTTTAGTTAAAGCCAAGAATAGGATTACTTACAAAATGAATATGAGCCATGCAACAGTACAATAGTGCTGCTTCTTAGATACACATCTTATATTTGAATCTGCATGATATCTCATCTCCTGTACACATGATTTCCTTTTACATTGTGCACTAGTGTTTAAAATTCGGGTTAGAGAGTTTGTAATTCACCTCTTTTTCGTTACAAATTAtacaacatttttaaaacattattgctaaatatgaaatttatttctagaatcaCCTCAAATCCTTATAAAACGTTTCCCCTAAATTCCCATGTCAGCGTGCTCTCTGTTTTCAGTGTACTTCCTCTTGTCAACTTCCTTTTGGATGTGCTTTATCATGGAGGACTAACGCTTCGTCAGGAACATAGATTGAATACCTCTAGTTGTTAAGATCACTACCCCTCCTCTGCTAGCTAACGTGAAATCTAGAGCCCTGTG
Proteins encoded:
- the LOC131415737 gene encoding olfactory receptor 8S1-like, whose translation is MASGNHSSITEFILLGLSADPQVQALLFALFLMIYLLTLLGNLLMILMIHTDSNLHTPMYFFLSHLSFQDLFYSSVTVPRMLENLLSQRKAISVKGCLAQVFFVFATTGIEGCLLSVMAYDRYVAICHPLLYRQVMGKQLCLRLVWGSWVVAFLDALINILLALSLDFCEVQTIHHYSCELPSLFPLSCSDVSSNSAMLLCSVLVHAIGTCLLIFFSYARIVSTILSISSTTGRSKAFSTCSSHLTAVILFYGSAILRYLMPTSGSPLELILSIQYSVITPLVNPLIYSLKNKEVKAALRRIMLKYLQCLR